The genome window ATTAAAGTGAGCAGAGTTTATTGAGCAATTGTTATAGAAACCGATTTGGAGGATGTTATTAGACATTGTCTCCTGATGTAAGTAGATTATTGGAGACCTATATCTACTTCTAAAGATAATAAAACACCCAACATAGGATAAGACAACATGGAAAACAATAGTCATAATAAAAGGTAAAaagcatgaataaataatatatataaatataaagtaaagattagttaataaataaatgggtagtaataaatgtagtaaaatgtatgaaaaattaaaaacaaattataataattaatttactgtatgattttttttctactgtgtgtgtgtgttacatttattttgtttagacTGGCTTGTAGGTATATGTTGGAgcataaacattttcaacaacCTATAGCTGAGAtgtgaaataaaagtatttctttttttatattttatgcaaaaaaaaatattagttcTGATCTAAATGAGAGTGTTTGTTTATACACCAAAGTGTTCTGAATCTATAAACCTACTGACTGTTATTCTGTctaatttaaatacattcattaaacaaaacatatatagaaaatgttttattacgaTTAAAGGGAATTTTaagttcattaaaaaacaaaacgatCCTATAACTtattaaactaaacaaatattacATGTGTGAGAATTATGATTGAATTATAATGCgtctttaataataaataaagggGTAAATAAGAGGAATGATGGAAAAGGAGAGGGACAGAGAAAGCAAGAAGCTGttgaatgtgtgtctgttgaAGCCAGAAACAGAGATGAAATCAATGAATCCAGGCTGGTCACCAGTTGTGTATGATCTGATCCAGGAGTGATATTTAGGCACTCTTGTGTACACACCAGGACACAACTGTTCCCCACAGCCTTGACCAAAACTCACAATTCCAGACTGGATCCACTGGGAGCCCATCTTACTAACCAGCGGCCCTCCAGAATCACCCtgcatacacaaacatttaacatttacactttcacaaCAAGAACTGAAGAAAAGTATttcaagttattaaaaatatccaaataacttttgtgtttctctagtagttttttagataaaatatgTCTGAGATTGTACCTGACAAGCATCTGCCACCATCTTTAGTAACTCTCCAGCACAGAtcatgttgtctgtgatcaCTTTAAAACAGTATTTCTGGCAAATACTGTCGTTGACAATGGGTGCTGGCACTTGCTGCAAGTGTACAATTTTATCGGCTGTAATATGTAGATCAATGGAAGACATTAGTTGAGTTGAGCTTTAGAaacttttaaaaagtgtatGTTAAGATTTCACTCACAGTCATCGACAAGTGTTCCCCATCCTGTGACCCAACTCTCAGTACCTGCAGCGATTGAGCTGTTGGCACCAGCCAGACAGACGGGTCTGATATAATCTGTGAAATTCACTGTAGAGGAGAGCTGCACTAGAGCGATGTTGTTGTCTTTTGTAGAAGTGTCATACCCAGGATGTATGAGCACTTGACTCACTCTTctgtttatctcattttggtTTTGTCCTGTTTGATTTTGACGTCCCAAGTATGCCAGCATGTCACCtagaaaaacactgaaaatggagaaatgttttaattcctCTGTGAGCGTTTACTTTTTCGTCTTTGGCTTTTTGTCTAAGCTTTAAACATCATACCCTTTGACGCAGTGAGCTGAAGTCAAAACCCATCTTTTACTGATGAGACTTCCACCGCAGTGATGGTTAGTGTAGGGCAATTTTCGTAGGCTAACTTGCCAAGGCCAAGACCCTGCAGTCGCATGTCCCCGTCCAGAAAGTCTTGTGTTGAGGGAGGCTTTGCCACACACTGAACAGATGAGAGAAAGTGAAAATTGAAATGTCTCACAAACCCagcaaaacattctgtgcaGAATATACTGTAAGTGTTATGGTGTTTACAAGAATTATGACTTACCATCTGACTGACAGAGAGAGCCTGTGAAAACACCAAAAGGATATTAATCAACATAGCAGATTATAGTTATTATagtaatatgaatatatatatatatatacaaatgtaaAGATCTTATTTTCAAGAAAAGAGATAActcagttggtttgttttgatttaagccataataactaaaaaaatacagtttactaacacaataaaaaccttttttttttttaaacggagtaatctctttttggaaataaactatTCATAGGCCCTATTTACATACACTGCCCGTCCCGAGAAATGGTCACACACGCTAATATTTTGTTGGACCGCTTTTAGCTTTGATTACTGCACGCATTCGCTTTGGCATCGTTATGATAAGCTTTGTATTTCATCATAATACATAGTACATAGTACAATACATAGCACATAATACATCATATTATGTACATCAATGTGTTCCACCATAGTGAAGTTAAAAATTCTATTTAAGTTTAGACAATGCTAAAGATCTAAACTGTAAAAGAGCCAAAATGTTCTATTGTATTGTTAAATGTCCATTAcgtcggtaaccaaacatcaCTGACACCTATTGACTTCCTAATGGATATAAAACCAGTAAGAACATTTCTCgaaaaatgttcatttgtttaattgaagaagGAGTCATATAAAGGTTTCAAATGTTATGAGGATTAATAAATGAGTGCAGAATGTATATGTTATggtgaaaacaataaaataactatGGGCTGCATACTGATGAAAGGCTACAGTATAGTAGTTCAATACATCTTGAATGTTCGTAATTCATTGTACTGTAgataaaaaagcatttacacATTAACTGAAACcatgaataaaaacagcaagTATTCAGTCAAGTGCCCAAACTCAGGAATCAGTGTGTGTTACAACAGAAGAATTCAGCTGATGTGTCGggaattaaacattttcagatCTCACCTGTTATATTAATGAGAATGGCtcctgcaacacacaaacacacagcggTGTTGAACCTCATCTTCTAGTCTGCTCTGTCTGCTGGGTTCTTCAATTTGCTTGTTATGTAAATATCTCGAGGGAGTGCtcctaaaaagaaaacattttttgtaacaaGTGTATGAAGCAATACAATATGGctcaaaaacatgcaaaatggTTTGCATATTGTCATTTTGAATATAAGTATATTtcatctgtaaaataaatgttttactaaccttccaaaacaaaacatattttcaactAAAGCCAAACCTAATGTAATGTCTTGTTTTAAATCAATTAGGTACACAAtttctctgactgtatatgtttagCTTATTTACAGTTAATAAGGTTTTACtgaagcattttttattatttttcctaaAATTAAAAGCACAAATCACTGTTTATTAGAGATTGTTAAATACAGATCTTAAAAAACTAgagttcatcaaaacaaacaaaacatctatGAACAcaatgatttattcatttaagatAACTTCTATGCATGTTTTTcaaatacagttattgaaggtGTTATGCTAAAGTTCCCAGTCTATTTATCATATTTTCACTGTTTTCACAATAATTTATGATCAACAGTATTATCAAGCTGTCTTTTGACaagcattttaataaattaataatgctagtcaaattcatctttaatatttttgtgtatttaccTTTTCTGACCAATGAATAACACTCAAAATGAAAGTGCAGGGAGGCAGAGTTTGAAAGCATtgtgcacattttttaaataagtgcAGAGTTATTCTGGATATTATATGTTAAGAAGAATTTAATATTGATAGTCATGGActgtaaaaacaatgaaataactTATTTCaccttaataaaaaataagtttaaaggaCACATTAAAAGTTAATTTCCAAGTTAGTTAaagcagcaaatcattttttacagtttgttttttaatatcacCCTTTTTATCAATGCAGATTTTGACACATCTACtatgtaaaaataattcagATTTACTAAGACGCAATGATCTTTTGCTTTACATCCTGATTTTGCTTAATGAACTGTCCTAGTAAAAGATGCATTAACTCACCTGTGTTGACTCCTGCTGATCTGTCTAGCTCGATGCTCACAACTGCTGAACTGTTGCAAACCCACTCCTGCATGGTCCATAATAACCTTATGTAacaatgtagaaaaaaaacaaatgaagcaCATGCATTTCTGCCCCTATGGCCCTTGCATTTCCATTTGTCTTTCCATATGGAAAATATGGGGCGTTGTTCAGAGGCAAACTCTGCATCAGTGCAAACAAATACAGTCTTCCAAAATCCTTTACACTAAATTTGAATACACCCAACTTATAGTACTTCACAACTTCAAAACGTCTAGATGTTTCTGTATCTTTCCTCTAGCCAATGGTAGCATATAGTAACTTTAGTGTGTATTGTACCCACaattatacattataataaCCATTGTTGTAAAACTAGGCCAGACAAAGTGTAACCATGTCTGGCACAACAAAATGGTTACTTCATAATATTTCCAAAAGTTAAGTTTCTATCTAAAGATAATCAGATGTGAACACGTACACTTGTACACTACCAATATATGATTTATGAGTCCacatcaaaacaataatttgttATACTTCAGCGAATATTAATGATACAACATTGTCAGAAAATACTGTATAGCTGTCACTGGGATGATACATTAAAGTATCCTATAGGGCTACTGCAGTTTATCATAGATTATAGGCTACTAAAACTGTGCAAAAGACTAATGTATGTTAAAAAAGTGTAATAATTGCTATAATATAGAacattttactatagtaaatactaaagcaTCCTATTGTGTTTTTCATGTGCCAGTATCATGTGcgattatgtgtgtgtattactagaatgtgtgtgttgttgtagaggtgtatgtgtatgtgtcagAGGATCACTTCCATATAAAGGTAATTAAGTTCGTGACATGAAAAGAACATTTGttcattactttttatttagtttactCTTTATTAAACCCCTAATATGTTTGTgtagttttctttattttatgtagGCTTTGTTTACTTATGTATTTGTGACAGCATTTCTCTGCATTTCtgaatttcatatttatttgaaaatatttatttgtagataaAAGAATGTGCCCTGCCCACACTAAACTTTCCTCCGTGTAAACCAGCCACCCTCGATAGGTGGACCCGCGGGACGGATCCGGACCTTTGCTTCGTTCCATCCGGTACggattaaataaacattttagttgTTTAAATTTAGCCGCGCGTCTACACAACGGTGTATCACATCTTACGAGCTCTCAGTaacatttatgcaatttatATAATATCTTTATCTAGTGCCAAACGCGCTTCATTTTAACCATTTCCGCTCCGCGCGTTCTGCTTCTCTCCCGccaaagacacatgaaaagcaGCAGATACGGTTTAACAAACAATAGGGCAGACACGCAGAGCaggtaaatggacacacaacagtaaacaaaatgcagcaatTTTAAACTATTTGTATCTGTCAGTCTGTTTACTGTTCGCTGTATTTCTCCAACCTTTCGTCCAGATTTGAGATATTTTAtgaactataacgtttttatctacatttagcattattGACCTGTataacatttgtgaccctgtgaaaacccaggctaAAGACTCATAAACGAATGAATTATTAGATAACAAGCATCATAGATAGatttcaagcattcattttatgatttcaatctttaaaatggcatttttcagtcaatattgaagattctgttgttatatattttcacagaatattctttcTGCTGGTTGATTTTGTGTAGAAGACAGTAACATGACTTTTGTTGGTTTTTTCACTAGCGagtcacattttgtaatgaacaacGTTCTAATTGAGAAATGATTTAAAgatccatttacatttacatttacatttaggcatttggcagacgcttttatccaaagcgacttacatggctttatcttttatattttacataggtatttgcaatccccttggatcgaCACAACattgctctaaccactgagctacaggaaagatagATTTTAAGTAGGCTAGTTCTGGTATGAATGTCATGGTAGGGCTTATTTAGCAAGTGACTTTGTTTTCTGGTTATTAtgagagcattttaattgttaaattacatttgttgtttgtatgttgtcagtAGCTTTTTATTTACCAATATTAATTATCAGACTTGATAAGTGGAcgtcaaaatataaaacaaacggcctaataaaatatcatatacagtatatatatatatatgtatatccatgtatatatatgtatatccatgtgggctaaattgattaaatattaataaattgttattttcaaaaagcatgttttCTGGACCCCCGTATGGTCCCCCTGGTGTAAACTGCGTGAGGCTAAATAACCAAATATCGCTGTTGTTTGTCCTGTGCACATGTACTGACTGATTTACACCTGTATTgccttaatattttaaacatatgtttACTCAATCCATATTACTCCATGTGTCAGTGGGCAGTGAAGATGACACATAAAAGCAAGTGTTATTTTAGGAACAAGAGTCCAGGAGAGATTTGAAGGATTATTGATAGATCTAATGCCAAAAAAAAGATAGATAGATCTAATGCCCTGCATGCATGACTTCCGCGTTTCACAGGAAGAACCCTGAGTATTATTACGTTATAATATTCAAATACGGTAAAACGCCACTTCTATACACCACTGCTGTACAGTACGGTGGCTCTGAACCACAAGtcgtaaaacaaaaaaattattgtggggagaaaaataaaaacagagtcCTCGACGCTTTCTGAGCCTAAGTCCAAAGACTTtgtcggtctctctctctgtctgtctgatttTTAACTACAGTTTTATCACATATATTGTATGGAAGCCCATTGTTCGTTTCTGGCAATTAGCCATGCTTTAATTATATTACTTAAcgttttctctttttatctGTAGCAAACCCATTGTTCTTTTCGTAAGCgttaacatacagtacagtaaacgTTGCTAAGTAGGAGGTAACTTTGAACTATGACATGTCAGGTTAGCAGAACTTGTGGAATTTGGTGTAAGCTTACTGTATGTTCATGAAACACTTAAAAAACTCAGAGTTGATACTTGGTCCAAATTCAAAGTAGATTGACATGCCAGAGACATGCCTCCGGTGGGTGCATAAATTACATGTGCATATTGCATAAAGGTACAGACTACACCAAGTACACTAAAGGATTTGACTGTAGGGTGTGGAAATATGTCTtagctatggtagtcaattttGTTCATATCTTTGCTGATTATTGTGCCCTTCCTGTTAGTGTCCCACAGTTACTCTTTGAAAAGGTTGAAACAAGTCCAGAAATTCTCAGAAAATATGAATGGAGATTGAACCTGCAGATTGAGAATAACGGTGATGTGAATGATGGAGCATCTATACCCAGAAAAGGttacatatttcatttaaaccaaAATAGCATCTGCAAAATACATGTGAACAAATCAACTTccttttttaatagttttctcCAGGCCGAAACAGTGACATCATTAGTTATGAATGTCAACTGTTTATTTACTtgatgctaaataaaaaatgaaattataacCTCAGTTGTGAACTCTTGGGTCACTAAAGTATAATTGTTTGTGTCTATAGAggcttattattattaaacaaaaaaacttacCAAGATGTGGGAATACAAAACTGCTAACCCATTAAATTGGTTAAGGTTCTGTTAACTagtttgtttagtgttttgcTTGATTGTGCAgcttattaagatttttttctatttcaataATGACTGTTTAAATAAAGATGTGTTATTTTTCCTAGCTTATTTACAGTTCATTACACTGCAACTTTTTAGAAATTTCTACATTCAACCCATTCTCACTCACAAGGCGTCAAAAACTGAAGCATGGTCAAATGCTTTCCGCGTCACTATAAAGACGACAAACGATACCCCTAGGCGTCAGTATGTTGACAACTTCAAGAACCCCATTGCGTTCAATTGCTTGCTCTATGCGTTAGATAAAGATGCGTATAGTAAATGAGCCCCACTGTAAGCCCTGATATAACTTCTAGTTAAACAGTTTAATTGCAACACacttaaattatttaagatttagtgtagtactgtaaaaatgtaagtatATTCTACTACCTCTGCAGACAGTGTCGAATGTGTTGAAAACTTTAAGTGTAATGGGTTCAATAATAAAAGTTTTCGACTAACGACGCCCCCTACCCCACCCCCTCGCTGATAGCAGTTGCAAAGGTTTCGACGGCGCCATTTTCTTGTGGTCGCAGTAAATGCGAGTTGTTggtaagaaatacattttttcatatatatttctaCCAAGAGGTTGTTATGcgtgtttaaaaacatcatatatTGAGTATGTCTCGTTTTTAGCACGTTACTCGTGCACCGGTCCCGCTTGAACACATGAAATGACAGGCATAGTCTGTTCATCTGTATTTACCTCTTAAATCTTATCAAAGTGGTgattttgagaaataaaaacacattattttaacaaattaagagttatTCGCTTGTCATCTTGCAAGATTAACGTTGCCTCTCGTGCGGTGGGGTGGACACGATCACACGTGTTTAACGTGATATGTTTGGCGTTTCCGTTGCCTTTATTTTGTGCTACGTTTATTGTTCTCTGATTTTGATAAGAGCCGTTTTCAAAGCACTGAAAACAGGCGTCAGACAAGTTGTGATATTTtcacatgcaaatatttttacGGTCTCGTTTAACCCTGCGAGTTCGACACGGAAAGTCTGAACTCCCGTGAGACGACGCTTTTTAGTGCGTCTATTTTCTAGCTGTTTCATCGAGAGGTTGTTTGCGAGCGTAGCAAACATACTTTAAACAGATCTATGTCTTTTCAGATGTAAGTTCGTGGGTAAACGTATGTCACTGGCTTGCGACTGACACTGTCCTGTTTAACCCCTTCGAATTAGACACGTGTGCTGTGGTTGTACAGAGTTGTTGGGAAAAATCTCAGAGAGAGCTTCTTTGATGCTCTTGACCGTTTCTGTCCAAGTCTAATGGACATCTTCAGGAAGAAGAAAGGCCTTGCCAGTCAGCTTTTGGCTGAGCTTCTACGTCAAACAAAGGTGGgtttaaatttagtcatttggcagacggtttATTTGTCTACATCAATCTACCACTTCTCTTTCCTGTTGTCATTTCACCCGTTTCTTCTCATTTCTTCTTTGTATTGGTAACTTGTCTGTGCACTCCTTCTCCttacttctttttttaattttctcttcTCCATGCTTAAATctcttaatttaatattttggtcTGTATCATAGCCAAACTGTTGTGTAAAAGATCTGCCATATCTTCCAGACTACTGATCCAACAGATGTTCGGTCCCTTTGCCTTCGTGGACTGCCAGTCATTTTAGGGGATGACCCTTCTGCTTTCTTTAAGACCTGCTCTGtaagtttttaaatgttgcagGTACATTACTTTAATAATGCATATGTAGTTTGAGTTTGAAGGACAGTGACaccaaaattgtatttatacattacaAGTACTGGTTGCAAAACTGCCATAAACATGGCTTGGCAGCTAAGGAGAAcatttgtcctttttttaatgCATGACTTGGTACTGAAAATTATTTAACTGGGATGACCTTGTGAATCTGTTTCTATCTTTTTAGGACATCAATGATGAGGACTCGTACCACCAAATTCCAGTAGGAATCCTCTGCGTTGATGCAGAAAGTCCACAGCTAAACCCTTCCAGAGTGTGTATCATCTTGGAAGGGAATTCAGTGATGGAACCGGACAACTTGCCTCAGGCCTTCGGTCTTCTATTTGGACTCATTTATGCCCTACACTTGGACTATCCAAAGActatgaaaaacactttttgtttcATCCAGCAGGTATTTCTTAACCTTGGCAAGGTTGAGCTTGCACCCAAAATTCAATCCCTGAAAAATCAGCTTACCGGTTAAAAGGTTTTTCTCCACAAACCATCTGAATgacatttatattcttttttttatgcattttttcccTCTTATTTCTTACTGTACTTTTGGCAAAAAGGCCATGGTCCGATTTTGTTCAATagataaaatctttttttactaGTAAATATTTGGTgccatgcattttttttgtggaGACTAAAAGCAGGACCCAAAACCTAGCGATTTAAATACTGCACGGCACACTAGATTTTATTCAGGGAAAATTTTCACTTTCtttgtttaatgtaaacaatGCTGTTTAATGTTAATGCTGGTATTGTTCTTACCAAGTTTAGTtatccaaattttcatttctattgtgATCAATAGATCTATTGTTCTTTCTCATAAGCTGAGAACATAACAGTGTAGTTGCCTGATGGTAATAACATAACTAAGCCACACAATGGCAAGAAAACATGCTATACATATGTTATATTTCTATAGAAAATATTGTATGTCATGTGCTTAAGTGAAAATGTTAGACCAAGCTTTCGTGTTATTAAGGGAATAGTctacacattttacacacattttaagcattttattaaGGCTCAAGGTTACACGTTTAAAGCTTGAGGgcaattttcaataaaagaaaaagaaacatatttttgttgtttgattgcttttgtatataatttaatgcaattaaaaaGATAAGTGGAACAATTGAACAGAGAAAttagaagaaattaaaacattgaGTAGATTTGTCTTAAACATATAAGCTGTTCTAATGACTATTTTAAGTAGACTTCACTCAAGTTTTTAAGTAATCATTACTCAAATTTTTTAGGGCAACAGgtttccttcatttttttgagtaaaCTCAACTTATCCGGGCTTACAGTGCCGTTACGTTATCTCAATTTGGTGAGATCGAAATACTGAatcagtttattattattttttgtaaatactcTAAATGTTATCTGAATACCCCTTATATCTCAAGCATAAACGTTCAaacttttttgtattataaaaagGCCTGTTTATTAGCGCTTTCTAATTGTGTATTGTGCTtaagtttaatatatttatgttttctaGACTGTAAACTGcgctattttttacatttaatcccAGTGATGTTGctcaattaattaaatatatctaCGCTATTTAAATATCATGCATTgaagaactgtccctttaattcagACTTATGTTGGCCGAGCAAACTTCTACACAAAATCACGAGGACATTTTCTATCACGTTGAATCATTGACAACTTTCTTATACATtggaatgtttgtttttagagaataaaaatataacagacattttaataaatttttaaTTTTCCTGTTAAATGTTTCCTACCAGTAAAGTTTTCTATTCAATATGTTTAGCGGGAATTCGTTGGGCATCGGCTTCCCTAGCTACGGTAAGCTATTTAGATaatgtttaagatttaagattttgtatttaaagtTAACATTTTAAGTTACCATTGCTCTT of Triplophysa dalaica isolate WHDGS20190420 chromosome 11, ASM1584641v1, whole genome shotgun sequence contains these proteins:
- the LOC130432031 gene encoding chymotrypsin-like protease CTRL-1, which produces MRFNTAVCLCVAGAILINITGSLCQSDVCGKASLNTRLSGRGHATAGSWPWQVSLRKLPYTNHHCGGSLISKRWVLTSAHCVKGVFLGDMLAYLGRQNQTGQNQNEINRRVSQVLIHPGYDTSTKDNNIALVQLSSTVNFTDYIRPVCLAGANSSIAAGTESWVTGWGTLVDDSDKIVHLQQVPAPIVNDSICQKYCFKVITDNMICAGELLKMVADACQGDSGGPLVSKMGSQWIQSGIVSFGQGCGEQLCPGVYTRVPKYHSWIRSYTTGDQPGFIDFISVSGFNRHTFNSFLLSLSLSFSIIPLIYPFIYY